A genomic stretch from Anaerolinea thermophila UNI-1 includes:
- the atpG gene encoding ATP synthase F1 subunit gamma, with amino-acid sequence MASTREMRLRIRSVKNLSQVTKALETVSASRVRKAIQANNSSKPYAEKAWKVLVHLARQPGHDALHPLLADRPVVRRALVILVTSDRGLAGSYNANIFRHTLHEFSQKPYPVDFVAVGRKGRDLLLRRRKNVIAEFSDLPSPPLYREVAPIASLAIEDFEKQKYDEVYICYTQFINMMRYEPVTRRLLPLKILYKDEAPDIHTLDATHRTHSVFSFEPDEGEVLSNIVPHFTGIQIFQAILSAQASEHAARMIAMRNATESAQELIQSLQLEYNKLRQTLITNEMLDIAGGANALAQEKE; translated from the coding sequence ATGGCGTCTACGCGAGAAATGAGACTGCGTATCCGCAGTGTCAAGAATCTTTCTCAAGTCACCAAGGCTCTGGAAACGGTCAGTGCCAGCCGGGTACGCAAAGCGATCCAGGCAAATAATTCCAGCAAACCCTACGCCGAAAAAGCCTGGAAAGTTCTTGTGCATCTGGCGAGACAACCCGGGCATGATGCGCTTCATCCGTTGCTGGCAGACCGTCCTGTAGTTAGGCGCGCGCTGGTTATTCTGGTGACCAGTGATCGAGGGTTGGCTGGCTCTTACAATGCCAATATTTTTCGTCATACCCTGCATGAATTCAGTCAGAAGCCTTACCCGGTAGATTTTGTGGCTGTAGGCAGAAAGGGAAGGGATTTACTTCTGCGACGCAGAAAAAATGTAATTGCAGAGTTCAGCGATTTACCTTCTCCGCCTTTGTACAGAGAAGTAGCTCCTATTGCCAGTTTGGCGATTGAGGACTTCGAGAAACAAAAGTATGATGAGGTGTATATCTGCTATACCCAGTTTATCAATATGATGCGGTATGAGCCGGTAACCCGCAGGTTGCTTCCCTTGAAAATCCTCTATAAAGATGAAGCCCCCGATATCCATACGCTGGATGCAACTCATCGCACTCATTCGGTTTTCTCTTTTGAACCGGACGAAGGGGAAGTTCTGAGTAATATTGTGCCTCACTTTACCGGGATTCAAATTTTTCAGGCGATTTTGTCGGCACAAGCCAGTGAGCATGCGGCGCGCATGATTGCCATGCGTAACGCTACGGAGAGCGCGCAGGAATTGATTCAATCGCTTCAACTTGAATATAACAAATTGCGTCAAACACTCATTACAAACGAAATGCTGGATATTGCTGGTGGGGCAAACGCCCTGGCACAGGAAAAAGAATAA
- the atpD gene encoding F0F1 ATP synthase subunit beta — MVRQATGRVVQIQGSVVDVEFPADDLPTIYEALEVLPPSGEPLVLEVQKYLGDSWVRTVAMDTTDGLQRGIPVRRTGAPITVPVGPSTLGRIFNVIGKPIDGKGSVESDIYYPIHRPAPRFEDQSTRVEVFETGLKVIDLIAPFTKGGKTGIFGGAGTGKTVIIMELIRSIATVHKGNSVFAGVGERTREGTQLYREMLESGVMKDTVMVFGQMNEPSGVRLRVALTALAMAEYFRDQGRDVLLFIDNIFRFTMSGSEVSALLGRMPSAVGYQPTLATEMGELQERITSTHQGSITSMQAVYVPADDYSDPAPVATFAHLDATIALDRAIVEKGIFPAVDPLVSTSRILDPLIVGEEHYRTAREVQRVLQRYKDLQDIIAILGFDELSEDDKLIVSRARKIERFFSQPMFVAEQFTGRPGVYVPLRETVRGFREILDGKHDDLPEQAFYMVGTIDDAVARARELQG, encoded by the coding sequence ATGGTTCGTCAGGCAACCGGTCGAGTGGTTCAAATTCAAGGCAGTGTGGTAGATGTCGAATTTCCGGCGGATGATTTGCCAACCATTTATGAAGCATTGGAAGTTTTGCCCCCTTCCGGGGAGCCTCTGGTTTTAGAGGTGCAAAAGTACCTTGGGGATAGTTGGGTTCGCACGGTTGCCATGGATACAACCGATGGCTTACAGCGTGGAATTCCAGTCAGACGGACCGGCGCTCCAATTACTGTTCCAGTAGGTCCATCCACGTTAGGGCGAATCTTTAATGTGATTGGCAAGCCCATCGATGGTAAAGGATCTGTGGAGAGCGACATTTACTACCCGATTCACCGTCCGGCTCCTAGATTCGAAGATCAATCTACTCGTGTTGAAGTATTTGAGACAGGCTTAAAGGTGATTGATTTAATTGCCCCGTTTACCAAGGGTGGAAAAACAGGGATTTTTGGTGGCGCAGGGACTGGAAAAACTGTTATCATCATGGAACTGATTCGTTCCATTGCTACGGTACATAAGGGAAACTCGGTCTTTGCTGGAGTGGGTGAGCGCACCCGTGAAGGCACCCAGTTATACCGCGAGATGCTCGAGTCGGGTGTTATGAAAGATACCGTGATGGTGTTTGGGCAGATGAATGAGCCCAGTGGCGTACGCTTGCGGGTGGCGTTGACGGCTCTGGCAATGGCAGAATATTTCCGGGACCAGGGCAGGGATGTACTGCTGTTTATTGATAACATTTTCCGCTTTACCATGTCGGGTTCAGAGGTTTCCGCTTTGCTGGGGCGTATGCCTTCCGCGGTAGGGTATCAACCCACGCTGGCAACCGAGATGGGCGAATTGCAGGAACGCATTACATCCACGCATCAGGGCTCGATTACTTCAATGCAGGCAGTGTACGTACCTGCAGATGACTATTCCGACCCGGCGCCAGTAGCAACTTTTGCGCACCTGGATGCTACAATTGCCCTGGATCGTGCGATTGTGGAAAAAGGCATTTTCCCTGCGGTGGATCCTCTTGTCTCCACCTCGCGCATTTTGGACCCGCTAATCGTCGGTGAGGAACATTACCGCACTGCTCGTGAGGTACAACGTGTTCTTCAGCGTTACAAGGATTTGCAGGATATCATTGCAATTCTTGGGTTTGACGAGTTGAGTGAAGACGATAAATTGATCGTCTCGCGAGCCCGTAAAATTGAACGATTCTTCAGTCAACCCATGTTTGTGGCGGAACAGTTTACCGGGCGCCCGGGTGTTTATGTTCCGCTCCGTGAAACCGTGCGAGGTTTCCGTGAAATTCTCGATGGTAAACACGACGATTTACCCGAACAGGCTTTTTACATGGTGGGGACCATTGATGATGCAGTGGCTCGCGCTCGGGAATTGCAGGGTTAG